The Fusarium falciforme chromosome 4, complete sequence genomic interval TGGAGAATCGACCGGGAACCAGGGGCTTCGTAGACGAACGACACAGCAGGCATTGCTCGGTGTGTCAACCTTCAAGTTGCAAGGGACTCTACAGCCCTAGCAGGAATAAGACCACGAGCATGTCTCTCGGCGTGAATGTGACGGAAGATGGTGTCGAGGCCATCCTCCACCATGCCTTGCAGCACATCTCTGCCAATTGCCCTCCTATCAGAACTGGCCCTTTTCGATGCTATCGTGCATATGCCTGGTGTCGTTTTGCCCCCGATTGCCGTTATTCGAGGACCCAGTGGGCCTCGCCTCCTcgtctcttggtcttggttctTGTTGCGGGTTTGCCGTTGCTGTTGAAAGTACAGTACTTCCATCTCCCATCCGACCCATCGGATGCCCAGTCTGAGATCCACGCTCCCTGCGGCCATCGCCTCGCAGCAAGACTACTGCAGGCCATGGGACGACAAGCAGAATGAGGCGCACTGGTGCATGCTTCTTTCTGCCGGCATCGATTCAACTCAATCATGTGTCAAACCGAGATCAGGATCAGGAGCATATGAGATACCGAATCTCACGGCCAGTAATCGAAGGCTTGAGGTAACTCAGGATGTGAGCGCTAAGTTGTTGAGATGCAGGAGAAAGGGACGAGTTTGATTCATGCCATGGGCCTGGCCCATCTGAATGGATAATCATCTCTCATGTGAGGGTGGGCTCCATTGTGTTACGCTTTTCTTGTGGCCAGGTTGATTTCCTCGTTTATTCCCAGAAGAACATTCCTGGGCTGTCGGTTCAACTGCCAGAAACAAGGTAACGGTAGCCGAATGATAcgaggctgatgctgatCTTTCAATTGACTTTGACGCTGTTGGAAGGGTCACtaacaaccaccaccacgatCAGGAACCTGCTCGCCGAGGTTGTGAGGATGGGTTCTCCTGAAGAAAAATCGAGGCAGCGATTTGTAGATACACAGGGCCACAAAAATGCGCGCGAGTCCCAGAAGCGACTAGGATGGCCCATGGCTAATCGTATTTCGATGCGCTCTTCTGCGTAGGATCGGTACGAGCGGCGCGAGACCCAGCATCAACGTCCGCCGGCCGCCGGCTTCTGGCGGACGACTGGGTGAATGGAGACCTTCTGGCACATTGACTGGATCTGCGATTAAGCCTCTGGCAACCCCCTAAACAGGTAGGTTGGTGACTGGACTGGCTATTAGGAGCAAAGCAGCGAGGTAGGTATGCTCCACCGTCCCCTTGCTTGGAACcaagtaggtaggtaggtattgTACCCAGACAAGTATTCTCTGCAGCCAAGCGTCGGTACATACCCCTGGCTGACCCCGAATCGTTGAAGGTGCGGTGCGGATATTGCAGACGGGATCAACTCGACTCCAGACGGCGGCAAAAAGCCATCGTTTCGCCTGTTCTTGTGGGAGACGGCAACCAGCAGACAGCGGCAATGTGAGGAAATTCAGGGACCTCTTTTTCAGCATAATGACAGCCTCGAGGAGCACAGGTCAGCGCCAACGTTTGAGCTGCTCCCGGTATACTGAGTTGGTCGTTGGACAATGCAGCGAAGGAAGCACCGTCAAAAAGCCAGACAGCGCCAGCGTCAGCCAGCAATCAAGCACAGACAGGTTCCTGGATCCAATCTGTTAACGGCCGATCTGCTGGCGCTGGGCGGTCCCCTTCCCCTTGCGTATCCTCGCGGcacaggacaggacaggaggCCAGAAGCCAGAGATGGTACTTGAAGGACGTGGTCACTGTACCTTGCCGGGGGTCTGTAGAATCCCTTGTCTAGCGCAGGCTGGGTCAATGCCACAACGATGCCGCCAGCCAATGACGGGCTCTCAGGCCCTTGTGGCATCAACAGGACCCGCCCGAGGCTCCTGGAAGTCGTGGGACTTTGTCTTGGGGAATCCTGGAGACGCGCTGGGATGGCACCACCAAGGACCTCGTGTTGGGCCCTGGTGTGGATGTGCGAggtgaggatgtcgaggtgCTTCTCGCTCCCGAGACATGTGCGAATTCAAGAACAGAAACCGCATTTTCCATTGcttgtttgcttgcttgctgacGAAGGCCTTAGGTAGGTGCCCCTTGTCCCGTGCAGCCCAGGGCTTACAGTACGTACTCGTACTGCGTGCGTATTCTGTATCTCAATGGCAGGACCGGCATCTGCTCCACCAGGCTGATACTCAGGCCAGCAGCGAATACCTTGTGCCGTCTGTTGTTGATGTCCAAATCACGTCGACTGCATAGAcggatggattggatgccATCGATCGTGTCGGTCAGGTGCGTGGGATGCAGCTCCGGCAGGTGGCATCCATCCCTtctctctccatcatctgtAGCCACCGAGGTTATTATCGAACTGCAACCACGCTGCTGTCACGTTCAGACCCGAAAGGGTTGCGCGTCGGACATGAGATGCGCCTACGGAGTAGCTGCTGCAATTGGCGGCCCCCACTTTGACGGTAGAGCGTTGAGTGTACAGGAGGGAACGGGGACATTGGAACTGAAATGGATGGGCGTCTTGGGTGGCTTATAGGGGGTGCCACTCCCGATGGCCGCTGCAACTCAGGCGGATGTGGATGGACAGTTGCGAGCTCTTTTGGCACCTGGCATTGCCGTTCCTGGCCTCACTGCGTGTGCTCTGACCAAGGACCATCCTTATTGAGTCCTGACCGGCGTCCTTCCAGAGAAGTGGATACCAGGTGTAGGTACCTACCTCCAGTACGACCAGGTACAAGTCCCCGGTACCGGTACGTATCGCTCTTCCCTCTTTCCCGCCCGAGCACTGAGGCCCTGTCGACTTTTTACGGCCAGGAGAGCAGCAGCCGTTTCCTCCCTCAACCTCACCACCACAGCTTGGCGAATTTCTGTCTTCTTTCCTATCACCATCTCCGTCTTGTCTCGTTGTTTCTCATTGTTCTTGTGTCatttcctttttctttcctctcctcccttcctcatcgccatcaccgtCACTCTTCGCCATTTCGGCTTTCTCAGCCCCCTCCTCTGCACACCTCGTGTCTCCCGGCTGCAGCTAAACTGCCGTGCCCCTTTCTCTCTCCCAAGTCGGTCGTCGCCCTCTCCGAACACAACACTTTTCTGGACGCCTTCGATCTCAGCCCTTTTCCGTTCTCTCGCCCCTCGTGAGCGCCTCGTTGCAGATATCGTCACTTCAGACTCTTCCTCCAGCGCATTTGCATTTGCCTCGCCATCTGCCCTTGCTCTTTCCAGATCCCCGTGACGACCTCCAACGAAAGGAGCCCTACCTTGCCTCCCGCGCTTTTGAACCTTCACCTCGCGAGCGAATCCCGTAATACCTCCCTTTCTCGTCTCGGCTGTTCCGTCTCCTCGTTCTATCACCCCGAAACGACGACGATCTTCCCATGTTTCGCTACAACTAAGCCGAGATTCAAGTTGTCTAAGACGGCTCTTGATCTTGCTCCCCGAACCTGCCTCTAGCAATCATATTGTAGCCGAGTCGAAATCTTGCCCACGGTAAAAGTGAGCTGTCCCTTTCGACACGATCACTCGTTTCTGTCTCGGGTCGCTGGCGTCCTAGTCTTCTCGTCTCTTTCAACGCTTCTCGTTTGTCACCAACAATAAACCAGAAAAAAAGTAAGTCAGCCGTGCGAGTCGGTTGGAGCTGTTGACGTTGGCTCATGCCTGGTACCATTCATTGTTTCTTTGAGGCAAGCTCGATTTGGTGAACGAGTTGCCGCCTAAATTTGAGAACAGCCTGCTGACAACAATCTTTCAGTTGCATCTGTTTTGTCCTGTCCTGCACATAGATTGCGTCGCGAATCCACCACCAACCTATCATCAAACTCTCGAACCCGGACCGACGACAAGAATCCGTGCACGAGCTTCGTGGATACGATTGTTGTTGACGGCTCCTCGATTTAACGAGATTTGCCGACGCTAATTATGGCTGCGCTGGTTCAAACATATCCTCAGCAAACTGCAACGGTGACGATGCTCCAGACCCGACCGACTTCCGCTACAGGCATGATATCCTCCAACCAAGGCCAGAATGGCCACCAGTACGTGGGAACGCCGTCTCAAGCTCCCAGATACGGCGCTGCCGCCCCATCCGGATACCGTGGCAGCTCGGCTCCTGTCCAACAATACGCCTTCACGAGTACTCCGACTCTGAACCACGCCCAAGcctggcagcagcagcagggacAACCCGTCCGAAACCAAGTCTCCAATGCCAACTATGGCAACCGTGGGTTCAGTTCGTCGATGACAAACCTGCCCTACACGAATACCATGGGTGTTGGCCAAACGGGAGCACGCGATGATTCTGCTATCCCCCAAAGGAGAAATATCGTACCCGCTCCTCGACCTCACTCCGCCTTCCTTGCCGGACCTACCCAGCAGCCATATTCCCCTACTTCATCAAGCAAGGCTGCTCCCGATAGATACAGACGACCGTCAAATTCTCAACAGCAAAACCAGCACGGTCGCTCTCAAAGCACGACCCTTCCAGGTAACAACGGAATGCCTACAGCGGCGCAGCTTTACAACGGGCCGAACCCGCAACGCGCGGCCGTCCTCAACCGACCCAACAGCTTCTACAACGCTATGCCTGGCACATCTATGGATGACATGCAGTTGCCTCCGCAGTCGCCCCTGGATGACTCTAAGCGATCGCGGCGGCGTAGCATGCGGAGTGTTGAGTCGTCGGAGTCGTCGAGGGCTGTTGCGCAAGACAAGGTCAAGTCTGATACCCTCCGAGTCGTATCCAATCCCGCCGTGCATTCGCGCAACGGCAGCTCTGAGAGCATTGTTTCAAGCCGCAGCAGCCACTCGCGCCCATCATCGGTGAGTTGCTATTCCCGCCGCATTGCCCAATCAGATCGGCACGGTGATGGTCGTATGCTAACAGGGATTCATATGCAGTCTGCCAACCGCAATGTCTCGGCCCCCACTGGAAACCCCTCTTCCCTGGCATCGAACGAAAGCACATCTAAGCAGGATCACACCAAGTTGGTTAATATCCCACCTCGAGGCTCATCTTCCGATGCCATCAAGCGCACAACCAatccctctcctctctccagGCCTGCCACCATGGCCAACGATGTCGCTGACGACCCTGCACCGTCCAACGCAGCAGCTAACCACGCGGCAAGCGCGGGTAACCTAGAAACGCCAGCGGCTAGGCAGCTCGCGGCTATTAACCAGAAAGGGCGCAAGTCCAAGAGCAAGACATCTAGGCTGCGTCGCGCCTTCTCGTTTGGAAGCGCGGCCGATTTCCGCAAGGCTGCTGGACCTGATGGCGAAAGCGCCGACAAGACGGAACCCTCCAAGCTGCACAAGGATCCTACCTCGGATGAAGCCTACGATGCTGAGCAAGCCCGCATCGCCGAGGCGCAAGAAGCGGCAGGCCTTGGTCACAGCATTTATGGCGGTAGATTCTTTGGCGGTTCGACAGATAACCTTTCCATATCATCCACggcctcctcggcttccATCATGATCCGGAAGATGGGCCGAGGCATGAAGAAGAGTGGCCGGTCGCTGGTGGGACTTTTCCGACCCAAGTCTGTGATTGGAGTCGCACCCGCGGATGGACCTATTCCCGAGGCCAGCCAGGCCTCCGTATCAATGATCACTGTCGAGGCGGAGACGCAGCGAGTCAACGTTACTGCTGACCCCAAGCCGACAGATGGCTTCCCCCATCTGGAGCGCAACTCGATCGACACAAACCTGGGTGCTGAGATCGCTGAGCGCCTGGGAAGCTCGGGCACGGACAACTCCAACTCGCGCAAGAGCATTGTCGGCGGCGATAGAGAACGCGCGGAAGTGCTGGCCGCAGTCCGCAAGGGAATCTTGAAGCGTATGTCAAAGTCTATTGGTGATGAGTCGACTCTAGCTAATCCTCAGTAATAGGACCAGGCTCTTCAAGCCCTTCTACCCGGCCAGCTGACACTTCTCCTGGCCTGGACCTCCCCAGTGTCCCAGCCATTAATGACTCACCCAACTCCAGTGCCCCCAGCACGCCCAATGATGAATCGCAAGGTCACCGTCGAACCGGCTCGATCGCTATTGGCAGCGAGGATTACTTCATGACTGCCCTTCGGCTGCGCCAGGACACCAAGAGCGCGCCTGGCACTCCTCATGGATCAGCCAAGCGCAACGCGACCTTCTCCCCTCGCCTGGTCTTTTACGACACCTGGCCTAGCCAGGAGTATGACCGACGTGGCGAGATTGCGACATGCAACCGGTTGACACCGATGCTGGCGCAGCAAATCAAGGAGGAGCTTAATACCTTCAAGATGGTGCGTTTGATGCGGTATCAAGTGGAGATGGCAGAGGCTAACAAGATATTCAGGAGATGGAAGTTCACGAAAACTCAAAGATCTACACGCACTTTTTCtgatgatggcaatggcAATCAATGTCCACCACACAACACAGAACTACGGCTGCTTCTAGCAGTGTTCTGTTTCCTTTGATCGATACCGGGCCGCGAGACCCGGAATCTTGTATTGCAACCATAGTACCTACCGTTTGGGCGTTTGGGACAGCATAGTAAGGTGTCAAGGGCGTTCAACTCTAACCACTCTCTACATGTCATGTGGGATTTAGACCAAAGAGTCATACatttctttaatctttcttttctcaGTTTCCTTTTTCATGTTGCGATGGAGCAAAGCAGAGCATAGCAAAGCAGAGAGCCCGCCCAGGTCCCTAGCTGAGGGTGACGGGCATGGATTTATGGGACTTTGCAGTAGCGGAGCTGGAGCGAGATTTGGAGGTGACGTGGCTAGGGCCAGCAGTGGCTGTTACCGCTGCTGAGAGCCAGTAGATGGGATGTTGAGCCTGGAAACGACGGCGCCACTTGTTACAGAACACGACATCCCCAGTCGTCAGTCTCTATGTGGACTCGACGAGGAAAACTGGGGTGGGTGGAACAAGATGGAAGGACGTGTTTCTTTGGAGTGATAACAATGAACGAGGCAATGACTTGCCGTGAATTTTCTAGCTACTTAGTTTTTCGGTACGTACGTAGGTAGGTGCTTGTCTTGGCGATGGAAGGATGGATGTCTATAGCTGGAACTAGTAAATAAGCATCAAAGCTGTTTTAGTTCGAGATTGCATGGATCATTGTTGAAGCCTCAGTGAATGGTCAATTATGGGCGTTGCCTATGAGACGGACGAGGCGCGTCAAGAGATGGATTGGATTAATGAGGGTGGTCGATCTGAGTGTGAGTGGCAGCCCGTGGGGGCTGTCTCAGATTATGAATTGTAGTAAGCAATCAAAGTCGAGCTGAGAAGGGGAGCTgagttggagatgagatggtgatgggacGGTACGTACACCAAGGGTCCACGTTTACGAGCAAGTATTGGTACATGTACCGGTACAAGTTGACGTTGCCCGTGTGCTTGTGCCTCGACGAGGCTGAAGCTAAGCCGACTTTGGGCTTGTTTCTGATGTGGGGAAGGCTGAAGGCTGAACGCGGGGCTTGCCTTGCGGCTTCCATACCTCGGCGGGTGGGCCTCGTCGCGTGCCCCGCGCTCAGCCACAGCAGGACCGACAGCCTCGCGGTCCCCCACCTTGAAGCTCCGGAAAGTGGGTGGAGAGTGTGACGAGCGCCAAGCCAAGGAAGGGACCTCGaacatttttttttctctttcctcaACAATCCCTGTTGAACCTTGTGGGCTACACAACAACGACGGCTACAAGCACGCTTTGCGACAAACGACTTTACGACATCCTGGAGAGATTGTTGCGGCGAGTCTGGCTCCGGAAGACTAATACTCCGGGGCCCGTGTCTGCTTATACCTcgaggcatcatcatcataaTCATCCCGCCTTGCGAAGAATATCCACCATGACGACCGGAGACGACCAGAGCCCCGCGGGGCAACACCGCCCAGCTAAGCTGCATGGCAGGGCATTCTACGAGAGCATTGGCAGCCCCAAGTTTATCGTTGCGCCCATGGTGGACCAGTCCGAATTTGTATGTATCttgctttctttcttaatcCTTCTCGGTGCTGCCATTGCTGACTCTTTCTTAATAGGCGTGGCGCATGCTTACCAGATCCTTCCTCTCCCCAACCGAGCAGTCCAGCCTCCTCGCCTACACGCCCATGCTGCACGCCCGCCTCTTCTCGCAGGACGAAAAGTACCGCCAAGCTCACTTCCAGGCTGTCCGCCCAAACGCCGACCCCTGGCTTGACGGGAACCCCTCCATCGATCGGCCGCTGTTTGTCCAGTTCTGCGCCAACGACCCGGACGCCCTCCTCGCTGCCGCCAAGCAGGTCGCGCCCTATTGCGACGCCGTTGATCTCAACCTTGGATGTCCTCAGGGTATTGCGCGCAAGGGAAAGTATGGCGCTTTCCTCCAGGAAGACCAGGATCTCATCTTCCGCCTGATCAATATTTTGCATAAGGAGCTGCCTGTGCCTGTTACGGCCAAGATTCGCATCCTGGAGACTGAGGAACAGACGTTAGCGTATGCGCAGAATGTGCTCAAGGCGGGCGCGTCCATCCTGACTGTGCATGGTCGGCGGAGAGAGCAAAAGGGTCACTTGACAGGCCTGGCCGAGTGGAAGATGATCAAGTTCTTGCGCGACAGCCTGCCAAAGGAGACAGTCATTTTTGCCAATGGAAATATCCTTCAGGAGGGCGATATCGAGCGATGTCTCGAAGCTACAGGGGCGGACGGTGTCATGAGCGCTGAGGGTAACCTCAGTGATCCGGCCATCTTTTCGAAGCCGCCACCTATGGGCGAGGAGGGACGGGAATATTGGAGGGGTaaggacggcaagggtgGATACAGAGTTGACGCCGTTATGAGGCGGTACATGAACATCCTCCACGAGCACGCCTTAGGAGGCAAAGCCCCTGAACGTCGACCACTCTTCATGCCCGGCGACGACACAACATGGATGACGGAGAGCCAggctgaggaagacgagCCAGCACCCAAAAGAcgcaagaaggagggcggcGGTGGAAAGAAGGGTGAGCAGGGGCCAAACATGTCGGCCATGCAGCCCCATCTCTTCCACCTCTTGCGGCACTTTGTCTCCAAGCACACCGACGTGCGGGACATGCTGGCCAAGAGCCGGGCGGGTGACATGGATGCCTACGAGCGAGTGCTAGCGGCCGTGGAGCTCAAGGTGGCCGAGGGTCTGCTCGAGTACGAGCGCACCAACGGCGAGAATGTGGCAGACCCCACGCCGCTGGCCGAAGGTGAAGTGGATCccccagaggaggagagttCGGTAGGCACACAACGCCGATGCCGGCGGCCGTGGTGGGTGGTACAGCCCATCATCCGGCCACTGCCCAATGAGGCGCTCAAGAAGGGAGCTATCACGTTGAGTAAGAAGGAGAAAggaaaggccaaggagaagaaagaggaggagaagggcaagCAAGAGGATATCAAGGCTAGGGACAAGGCTGTTGCTGGATGACATGATGGACGATACCCACTAATTGGGATGGGGTAGACGGCGTATGAGGATATGAAGGTTGGCTACTTAGAGTACAAAAGACTAGACAGGTTTATTGTCATACATATCCATATCCCAACTTCCAGCTTGCcaccaccaaccaaccaatcGTGTTGCTCAGACTATGCTCATGTCGCCTTGCCTCCTTGTCTGTCAACCAATTACTTGGccacggccttcttctttcctcgAGATCCGTGTCCATTGGACTGGCCACCCATCTTACGGAGCAGCATGTTGAACAAGCCACCTGCTTGGGTATGCTCCTGGGGGAAAGTCCATTTGGTTTTTGCCGTGAATTGTCTCAAATCCTGCACGCTCTCGAACACCTCGACAGATTCACCAGTTCTGGGGCTCTGAACAAGGGCTACGAGGTTGACGTAAGCTCCCCGGACAATCTGTTGCATGTCAGTATTGTGAGTTGTGATGAGCTCGACAAGTTTACGAACCTTGTGAGCCTCCTTCAGCGTCTTTGGAGTAGACAACCTCATTGCTTGGCACAGCTTTCCCCAGTTCTCCAGGTTACTCTCATCAGTTCCGTAGACGTAGTCGAACTCTTCCAACAAGGCGTTGCGGAAGTCGTTCTTGACTTGAGCTTTCTTAGGGCCCTGCCACTTGAAGTGCTGACCCATGCGAACAAACTCGTCCCACAGGGGCTTGTCCCGCACGTAGTCGAATTCGGGATACTTTGCGAAGAAAAGATCAATCGGAGagtctttctctttcttggAAGAGTCTTCCTTCTCATAGGAGTCGTCCTCTTTCTTTGGGGGATCAGGATCGACCGTGCTGTCGGGTGGAGGCAGAGTGTTGGGGAGCAGGTGGGAGTACCTGCAGTTGTTTCCGTAGCGACACTGTCCAGATTCTTGAAAGAGACGGCAGACAGTTTGGACCTGctcctgcttcttcttcttccctgcATTCTTCTTTTTAGACTTGCTCTTAGTCTTGCTGGCCTCGCCGTTGCTCGCCTCAGCGGCACTGGCTTGCACCTCATCGAGGGGAGCCACATCTGGTTGTGGATCATCTTCTGTAGGACGCTCTGGGACCCCTGGCATAGAATCCAACAGGGAGAGACGGGAACCCTGTAGAGAAGAAAGTTGTTCCTCTGGATCGGCAACAGTGGCAAGATCGCGAGGtcgacatgatgatgatggccggGTGGGTGGAATGACTGTATAGCCTTGGGAGGTAAGAAGGGTGGTCATGACACCAGCAAGGGTTGGAACTTTCACTGGCTTGACGCGCCAGGCCGGATGGTCTAGGGGTATCTCGTCAGGAGAAGAAGTGTCAGGGCGATAGTTCTGCTCCTGGTCAGTTTGTGCGGATTTCCCAAGGATGGGCCATGGGCGTCATCTCACCTGGGGAGTATTGACCAAATCTTCATCTCCATGATGATCGCCCCCAACGTTGGGATTCGGGACCGCCATGATCAACTTGGGAGAATT includes:
- a CDS encoding TRNA-dihydrouridine(47) synthase [NAD(P)(+)]; the protein is MTTGDDQSPAGQHRPAKLHGRAFYESIGSPKFIVAPMVDQSEFAWRMLTRSFLSPTEQSSLLAYTPMLHARLFSQDEKYRQAHFQAVRPNADPWLDGNPSIDRPLFVQFCANDPDALLAAAKQVAPYCDAVDLNLGCPQGIARKGKYGAFLQEDQDLIFRLINILHKELPVPVTAKIRILETEEQTLAYAQNVLKAGASILTVHGRRREQKGHLTGLAEWKMIKFLRDSLPKETVIFANGNILQEGDIERCLEATGADGVMSAEGNLSDPAIFSKPPPMGEEGREYWRGKDGKGGYRVDAVMRRYMNILHEHALGGKAPERRPLFMPGDDTTWMTESQAEEDEPAPKRRKKEGGGGKKGEQGPNMSAMQPHLFHLLRHFVSKHTDVRDMLAKSRAGDMDAYERVLAAVELKVAEGLLEYERTNGENVADPTPLAEGEVDPPEEESSVGTQRRCRRPWWVVQPIIRPLPNEALKKGAITLSKKEKGKAKEKKEEEKGKQEDIKARDKAVAG
- a CDS encoding C3H1-type domain-containing protein — protein: MASTLSMPAASAFISTGLALLLAPAQTANLALSFMGFEGGVIGGSFAAFIHSYIGNVAAGSPFAILQSAGAGGYGMTIVSDVFGLTGLGMTVVGAFGMVGALASWLGSFLRVQVAISVLSLRVHAFTSASPFFPSSPSFSSLQNLGSSIFDNRPNSPKLIMAVPNPNVGGDHHGDEDLVNTPQNYRPDTSSPDEIPLDHPAWRVKPVKVPTLAGVMTTLLTSQGYTVIPPTRPSSSCRPRDLATVADPEEQLSSLQGSRLSLLDSMPGVPERPTEDDPQPDVAPLDEVQASAAEASNGEASKTKSKSKKKNAGKKKKQEQVQTVCRLFQESGQCRYGNNCRYSHLLPNTLPPPDSTVDPDPPKKEDDSYEKEDSSKKEKDSPIDLFFAKYPEFDYVRDKPLWDEFVRMGQHFKWQGPKKAQVKNDFRNALLEEFDYVYGTDESNLENWGKLCQAMRLSTPKTLKEAHKIVRGAYVNLVALVQSPRTGESVEVFESVQDLRQFTAKTKWTFPQEHTQAGGLFNMLLRKMGGQSNGHGSRGKKKAVAK